The following proteins come from a genomic window of Pseudomonas sp. MAG733B:
- the pcaD gene encoding 3-oxoadipate enol-lactonase, translating into MAFVQLADGELHYQIQGPQLGGPVDAPVLVLSNSLGTDLHMWDAQIPAFTEHFRVLRFDTRGHGKSLVTPGPYSIEQLGHDVLALLDALHIERAHFCGLSMGGLIGQWLGINAGERLNKLIVCNTAAKIGDPSIWNPRIEMVLRDGQAAMVALRDASIARWFTPDFSEANPAAAKQITDMLAATSPEGYAANCAAVRDADFRDQLSSIKAPLLVIAGAQDAVTPPSGGHFIQEHVPGAEYAEFHAAHLSNVQAGSAFSERVLAFLSA; encoded by the coding sequence GTGGCTTTCGTTCAACTCGCCGATGGCGAACTGCACTACCAAATTCAAGGGCCGCAACTCGGTGGACCGGTCGATGCGCCGGTGCTGGTGCTGTCCAACTCGCTGGGCACCGACCTGCACATGTGGGACGCGCAAATCCCGGCGTTCACCGAGCATTTTCGCGTGCTGCGTTTCGACACTCGCGGTCACGGCAAATCACTGGTCACTCCGGGGCCGTACAGCATCGAGCAACTGGGCCACGACGTGCTGGCGCTGCTGGATGCCTTGCACATCGAGCGTGCGCATTTCTGCGGGCTGTCCATGGGCGGGTTGATTGGTCAGTGGCTGGGCATTAACGCCGGCGAGCGCTTGAACAAGCTGATCGTGTGCAACACGGCAGCGAAAATCGGCGATCCGTCGATTTGGAACCCGCGCATTGAAATGGTGCTGCGCGATGGTCAGGCGGCGATGGTTGCCCTGCGTGACGCGTCGATTGCACGCTGGTTCACCCCGGACTTCTCCGAGGCCAACCCGGCGGCGGCCAAGCAGATTACCGACATGCTCGCGGCCACTTCGCCGGAAGGTTATGCAGCCAACTGCGCAGCAGTGCGCGATGCCGATTTCCGTGATCAGTTGTCGTCGATCAAGGCGCCGTTGCTGGTGATCGCCGGCGCTCAGGATGCGGTCACGCCGCCGTCCGGCGGGCACTTCATTCAGGAGCATGTGCCGGGCGCCGAGTACGCCGAGTTCCATGCCGCGCATTTGTCCAACGTCCAGGCCGGTAGCGCGTTCAGCGAGCGGGTTCTGGCGTTTCTGTCGGCTTAG
- the emhB gene encoding efflux RND transporter permease subunit EmhB has translation MSKFFIDRPIFAWVIALVIMLVGALSILKLPINQYPSIAPPAIAISVTYPGASAQTVQDTVVQVIEQQLNGIDNLRYVSSESNSDGTMTITATFEQGTNSDTAQVQVQNKLNLATPLLPQEVQQQGIRVTKAVKNFLLVIGVVSRDGSMTKDDLSNYIVSNMQDPISRTAGVGDFQVFGSQYAMRIWLDPAKLNNFNLTPIDVKTAIAAQNVQVSSGQLGGLPALPGTQLNATIIGKTRLQSAEQFDKILLKVNKDGSQVRLKDVADVGLGGENYSINAQFNGAPASGLAVKLATGANALDTAKALRTTIDNLKPFFPQGMEVVFPYDTTPVVTESIKGVVHTLVEAVALVFLVMFLFLQNFRATIITTMTVPVVLLGTFGILAAAGFSINTLTMFGMVLAIGLLVDDAIVVVENVERVMSEEGLSPKEATKKSMGQIQGALVGIALVLSAVLLPMAFFSGSTGVIYKQFSITIVSAMALSVLVALIFTPALCATMLKPIKKGEHGTPKRGFFGWFNRNFDRGVRSYERGVGSMLTHKAPYLLAYLIIVVGMIWLFTRIPTAFLPEEDQGVLFAQVQTPAGSTAQRTQVVVDEMREFLLRPGKDGGEGDAVNSVFTVTGFNFAGRGQSSGMAFIMLRPWDDRNADNSVFKVAARAQQHFFTFRDAMVFAFAPPAVLELGNATGFDVFLQDRAGIGHEKLMEARNQFLGMAAQSKILTQVRPNGLNDEPQYQLEIDDEKASALGITIADINNTLSIALGSSYVNDFIDRGRVKKVYVQGQPGARMSPEDLKKWYVRNSVGTMVPFSAFAKGEWIYGSPKLARYNGVEAMEILGAPAPGYSTGEAMAEVEAIAKKLPAGVGISWTGLSYEERLSGSQAPALYALSLLMVFLCLAALYESWSIPIAVMLVVPLGIIGALMATSLRGLSNDVYFQVGLLTTIGLAAKNAILIVEFAKELHEQGRSLREAAIEACRMRLRPIIMTSLAFVLGVVPLAISTGAGSGSQHAIGTGVIGGMITATVLAIFWVPLFFVTVSAMGQRKNVDQEDATETPKEAG, from the coding sequence ATGTCGAAATTTTTTATCGACCGTCCGATTTTCGCCTGGGTAATTGCCCTGGTGATCATGCTGGTCGGGGCACTATCGATCCTCAAGCTGCCGATCAACCAGTACCCGAGCATTGCGCCTCCGGCCATCGCCATTTCCGTGACCTACCCGGGCGCTTCCGCGCAAACCGTGCAGGACACCGTGGTTCAGGTGATCGAGCAGCAGCTCAACGGTATCGACAACCTGCGTTATGTGTCCTCGGAAAGTAACTCTGACGGCACCATGACCATCACCGCGACCTTCGAGCAAGGCACCAACTCCGATACCGCGCAGGTCCAGGTCCAGAACAAGCTGAACCTGGCCACCCCGCTGCTGCCGCAAGAAGTGCAGCAACAGGGTATCCGCGTGACCAAGGCAGTGAAGAACTTCCTGCTGGTGATCGGCGTGGTGTCGCGTGACGGCAGCATGACCAAGGACGACCTGTCCAACTACATCGTGTCGAACATGCAGGACCCGATCTCGCGGACTGCCGGTGTCGGTGACTTCCAGGTGTTCGGTTCGCAGTACGCCATGCGTATCTGGCTCGACCCGGCCAAGTTGAACAACTTCAACCTGACCCCGATCGACGTCAAGACCGCCATCGCCGCACAGAACGTCCAGGTGTCGTCCGGTCAACTCGGCGGTTTGCCTGCCCTGCCCGGCACCCAGCTGAACGCGACGATCATCGGCAAGACCCGTCTGCAATCCGCCGAGCAGTTCGACAAGATCCTGCTCAAGGTCAACAAGGACGGTTCTCAGGTTCGTTTGAAAGATGTCGCCGACGTTGGTCTGGGTGGTGAGAACTACAGCATCAACGCCCAGTTCAACGGTGCCCCGGCATCCGGTCTGGCGGTGAAACTGGCCACCGGCGCCAACGCGCTGGATACCGCCAAGGCGCTGCGCACCACCATCGACAACCTCAAGCCGTTCTTCCCGCAAGGGATGGAAGTGGTGTTCCCGTACGACACCACTCCGGTGGTGACCGAGTCGATCAAAGGCGTGGTTCACACCCTGGTTGAAGCGGTTGCGCTGGTGTTCCTGGTGATGTTCCTGTTCCTGCAGAACTTCCGCGCCACCATCATCACCACGATGACTGTGCCGGTGGTATTGCTCGGTACATTCGGCATCCTCGCGGCCGCCGGTTTCAGCATCAACACCCTGACCATGTTCGGCATGGTACTGGCCATCGGCTTGCTGGTGGACGACGCCATCGTCGTGGTGGAAAACGTCGAACGGGTGATGAGCGAAGAAGGCCTGTCGCCCAAGGAAGCCACCAAGAAATCCATGGGGCAGATCCAGGGTGCACTGGTCGGAATCGCCCTGGTGCTCTCGGCAGTTCTGCTGCCAATGGCGTTCTTCAGCGGTTCCACCGGTGTGATCTACAAGCAGTTCTCGATCACCATCGTCTCGGCCATGGCCCTGTCGGTACTGGTTGCACTGATCTTCACCCCGGCGCTCTGCGCCACCATGCTCAAGCCAATCAAGAAAGGCGAGCACGGCACCCCGAAACGCGGCTTCTTCGGCTGGTTCAACCGCAACTTCGACCGTGGTGTCAGAAGCTACGAGCGTGGCGTAGGCAGCATGCTGACGCACAAGGCGCCATACCTGTTGGCGTACCTGATCATCGTCGTCGGCATGATCTGGCTGTTCACCCGCATTCCAACTGCGTTCCTGCCAGAAGAAGACCAGGGCGTACTGTTCGCCCAGGTACAGACGCCGGCCGGCTCGACTGCCCAGCGTACCCAAGTGGTCGTTGACGAAATGCGTGAATTCCTGCTGCGTCCGGGCAAGGATGGCGGTGAAGGCGATGCGGTGAACTCGGTGTTTACCGTGACCGGCTTCAACTTCGCCGGCCGTGGCCAGAGTTCGGGTATGGCGTTCATCATGCTTCGTCCATGGGACGACCGTAACGCCGACAACAGTGTGTTCAAGGTGGCGGCCCGTGCCCAGCAGCACTTCTTCACCTTCCGCGACGCGATGGTGTTCGCCTTCGCCCCGCCAGCGGTACTGGAACTGGGTAACGCCACTGGTTTCGACGTGTTCCTTCAGGACCGCGCCGGTATCGGTCACGAAAAACTGATGGAAGCGCGTAACCAGTTCCTCGGCATGGCGGCGCAAAGCAAGATTCTGACTCAGGTGCGTCCGAACGGCCTGAACGACGAGCCGCAATACCAGCTGGAAATCGATGACGAGAAGGCCAGTGCCCTGGGCATTACCATCGCCGACATCAACAACACCCTGTCGATTGCCTTGGGCAGTAGCTACGTCAATGACTTCATCGACCGTGGTCGAGTGAAGAAGGTTTACGTGCAAGGCCAGCCGGGCGCTCGCATGAGCCCTGAGGATCTGAAGAAGTGGTACGTGCGCAACAGCGTCGGCACCATGGTTCCGTTCTCGGCGTTCGCCAAGGGTGAATGGATCTACGGTTCGCCGAAACTGGCCCGCTACAACGGTGTGGAAGCGATGGAAATCCTTGGTGCCCCGGCGCCGGGCTATTCCACCGGTGAAGCCATGGCCGAAGTCGAAGCCATTGCCAAGAAACTGCCGGCTGGTGTCGGTATTTCCTGGACCGGCCTGTCGTACGAGGAACGTTTGTCCGGCTCGCAAGCGCCAGCGCTGTACGCCCTGTCGCTGCTGATGGTGTTCCTGTGTCTGGCGGCGTTGTATGAAAGCTGGTCGATTCCGATCGCGGTAATGTTGGTGGTGCCGCTGGGGATCATCGGTGCGCTGATGGCCACCAGCCTGCGCGGTTTGTCCAACGACGTGTATTTCCAGGTGGGCCTGTTGACGACCATCGGTCTGGCGGCGAAAAACGCCATTCTGATCGTCGAATTCGCCAAGGAACTGCACGAGCAAGGACGCAGCTTGCGCGAGGCGGCGATCGAAGCCTGCCGCATGCGTCTGCGACCGATCATCATGACCTCGCTCGCCTTCGTTCTCGGTGTGGTACCACTGGCGATATCCACGGGCGCAGGTTCGGGTAGCCAGCATGCAATCGGTACCGGCGTGATTGGCGGTATGATCACTGCAACCGTACTGGCGATCTTCTGGGTCCCACTGTTCTTCGTCACTGTGTCGGCCATGGGTCAGCGTAAAAACGTCGACCAGGAAGACGCTACTGAAACTCCTAAAGAGGCTGGCTAA
- a CDS encoding 3-carboxy-cis,cis-muconate cycloisomerase: protein MNQRPGNQLFDAYFTARDMRDVFCDQGRVQAMLDFEAALARAEARVGLIPQTAVAPIMAACQAGHYDFAALGEAIATAGNSAIPLVKALGKQIAAKDSEAERYVHLGATSQDVMDSGLVLQLRKALELIESDLAQLGQVLATQAQRYAATPLAGRTWLQHATPVTLGMKIAGWLGAVTRSRQRLVELKPRLLVLQFGGASGTLAALGDQAMPIAQALAEELQLNLPEQPWHTQRDRVVEFGAVLGLIAGSLGKLGRDISLLMQTEAGEVFEPSAPGKGGSSTMPHKRNPVGAAVLIGAATRVPGLLSTLFSAMPQEHERSLGLWHAEWETLPEICCLVSGSLQQALLVAQGLEVDAERMARNLDLTQGLVLAEAVSIVLAQRVGRDTAHHLLEQCCKRAVAEQRHLRAVLGDEPQVTAELSAAELDQLLDPAHYLGQAKTWVERAVAEHSALTA from the coding sequence ATGAACCAGCGACCGGGCAATCAATTGTTCGATGCCTATTTCACTGCCCGCGATATGCGTGACGTGTTCTGCGATCAGGGCCGCGTCCAGGCCATGCTCGATTTTGAAGCGGCACTGGCCCGGGCCGAAGCGCGGGTCGGTTTGATTCCGCAGACGGCGGTGGCGCCGATCATGGCCGCTTGTCAGGCCGGGCATTACGACTTTGCAGCCCTCGGCGAGGCGATTGCCACGGCGGGCAATTCGGCGATTCCGTTGGTCAAGGCATTGGGCAAACAGATCGCCGCGAAGGACTCCGAAGCCGAGCGCTACGTGCATCTGGGCGCGACCAGTCAGGACGTGATGGACAGCGGCCTGGTGCTGCAACTGCGCAAGGCGCTGGAACTGATCGAAAGCGATCTGGCGCAATTGGGACAAGTTCTCGCGACTCAGGCCCAGCGTTATGCGGCCACGCCGCTGGCCGGGCGTACCTGGTTGCAACACGCGACACCGGTCACCCTCGGCATGAAAATCGCCGGTTGGTTGGGCGCAGTGACTCGTAGTCGCCAGCGTTTGGTCGAACTCAAACCACGCCTGCTGGTGCTGCAATTCGGCGGCGCTTCCGGGACGCTCGCCGCGCTCGGTGATCAGGCCATGCCGATTGCCCAGGCGCTGGCCGAAGAGCTGCAACTGAATCTGCCTGAACAGCCATGGCACACCCAACGCGATCGCGTGGTGGAATTTGGCGCGGTGCTTGGCCTGATCGCCGGCAGCCTCGGCAAGCTCGGCCGCGACATCAGCCTGTTGATGCAAACGGAAGCGGGCGAAGTGTTCGAACCTTCGGCGCCGGGCAAGGGCGGTTCCTCGACCATGCCGCACAAACGCAACCCGGTAGGCGCGGCGGTGCTGATCGGCGCGGCGACTCGCGTACCCGGTTTGCTCTCGACGCTGTTCAGCGCCATGCCACAAGAACACGAACGCAGCCTCGGGTTGTGGCATGCCGAATGGGAAACGCTGCCGGAGATTTGCTGCCTGGTGTCCGGCAGCCTGCAACAAGCGCTGTTGGTCGCCCAAGGTCTGGAAGTGGACGCTGAACGTATGGCGCGCAACCTCGACCTGACCCAAGGCCTGGTGCTCGCCGAAGCGGTGAGCATCGTCCTCGCGCAACGGGTTGGTCGCGATACCGCGCACCATTTGCTGGAGCAATGCTGCAAACGCGCCGTGGCCGAACAGCGTCATCTGCGCGCGGTGCTCGGTGACGAACCGCAAGTGACTGCCGAACTGTCGGCCGCCGAACTCGATCAACTGCTGGACCCCGCTCATTACCTCGGCCAGGCCAAAACCTGGGTCGAGCGAGCGGTGGCCGAACATTCTGCATTGACTGCCTGA
- a CDS encoding OprD family porin has translation MTPSTAQYFVPSLIAVALASAALPAQAEESGFVEGAKINLNLRNFYINRNFTNPTKAQGKAEEWTQSFILDAKSGFTEGTVGFGMDVLGLYSVKLDGGKGTGGTQLLPLDSDGRPADNFGRTNVAFKAKLSQTEVKVGEWMPVLPILRSDDGRSLPQTFRGGQITSKEIAGLTLYGGQFRQNSPRDDSSMDDMSMTGKAAFTSDRFNFQGGEYLFNEKRTQIGVWNAELKDIYSQQFINLTHSQPIGDWNLGANLGFFYGKDDGSARAGELDNKTMYGLLSAKYGGNTFYVGLQKLTGDSPWMRVNGTSGGTLANDSYNSSYDNAREKSWQVRHDYNFVALGVPGLTLMNRYISGDNVHTGTITDGKEWGRESELGYTVQSGALKDLNVKWRNSTMRRDYSNNEFDENRVIISYPISLL, from the coding sequence ATGACGCCTTCCACCGCGCAGTATTTCGTTCCCAGCCTGATCGCCGTCGCTCTGGCCAGTGCGGCCCTGCCCGCCCAGGCCGAAGAATCAGGCTTTGTCGAAGGCGCCAAGATCAACCTGAACCTGCGCAACTTCTACATCAACCGCAACTTCACCAACCCGACCAAGGCGCAGGGCAAGGCTGAAGAGTGGACGCAAAGTTTCATCCTCGACGCAAAATCCGGGTTCACCGAAGGCACCGTCGGGTTCGGCATGGATGTGCTGGGGTTGTATTCGGTGAAGCTCGATGGCGGTAAAGGCACAGGCGGTACGCAGCTACTGCCGCTGGACAGCGACGGTCGCCCGGCGGACAACTTCGGGCGCACCAACGTGGCGTTCAAGGCCAAGCTGTCGCAGACCGAAGTGAAGGTGGGCGAATGGATGCCGGTGCTGCCGATCCTGCGTTCGGACGATGGTCGTTCACTGCCGCAAACCTTCCGTGGCGGGCAGATCACGTCGAAGGAAATCGCTGGTCTGACGCTCTACGGCGGCCAGTTCCGCCAGAACAGCCCGCGCGACGACAGCAGCATGGACGACATGTCGATGACCGGCAAAGCGGCATTCACTTCCGACCGTTTCAACTTCCAGGGCGGCGAATACCTGTTCAACGAAAAGCGCACCCAGATCGGCGTGTGGAATGCCGAGCTCAAGGACATCTACAGCCAGCAATTCATCAACCTGACTCACAGCCAACCGATCGGCGACTGGAACCTCGGCGCCAACCTCGGGTTCTTCTACGGCAAGGACGACGGCAGCGCCCGCGCCGGCGAGTTGGACAACAAAACCATGTACGGCCTGCTCTCGGCCAAGTACGGCGGCAACACCTTCTACGTCGGCCTGCAAAAACTCACCGGCGACAGCCCGTGGATGCGGGTCAACGGCACCAGCGGCGGCACGCTGGCCAACGACAGCTACAACTCCAGCTACGACAACGCCCGGGAAAAATCCTGGCAGGTGCGTCACGACTATAACTTCGTCGCCCTCGGCGTACCGGGCCTGACGCTGATGAACCGCTACATCAGCGGCGACAACGTGCACACCGGCACGATTACCGATGGCAAGGAATGGGGGCGTGAATCGGAATTGGGCTACACCGTGCAGAGCGGCGCGCTGAAAGACCTGAACGTGAAATGGCGCAACTCGACCATGCGCCGGGATTACAGCAATAACGAGTTCGATGAGAACCGGGTGATCATCAGCTATCCGATCAGCTTGCTGTAA
- the pcaC gene encoding 4-carboxymuconolactone decarboxylase, with translation MDEKQRYDEGMEVRRAVLGDAHVDRSLTTLTEFNSEFQEMITRHAWGDIWTRPGLPRHTRSLITIAMLIGMNREGELKLHLRAAANNGVSRGEIKEVIMQSAIYCGIPAANATFHLAESVWDELGVESRG, from the coding sequence GTGGACGAGAAACAACGTTACGACGAGGGAATGGAAGTCCGCCGCGCAGTGCTCGGCGACGCCCACGTCGACCGCAGCCTGACCACCCTGACCGAGTTCAACTCGGAGTTTCAGGAGATGATCACCCGCCACGCCTGGGGCGACATCTGGACACGTCCCGGCCTGCCGCGCCACACCCGCAGCCTGATCACCATCGCCATGCTGATCGGCATGAACCGCGAGGGCGAACTCAAACTGCACCTGCGTGCTGCCGCCAACAACGGCGTGAGCCGTGGCGAGATCAAGGAAGTGATCATGCAGAGTGCGATCTATTGCGGGATTCCGGCGGCGAATGCGACGTTCCATCTGGCCGAGTCGGTGTGGGATGAGTTGGGAGTTGAGTCGCGGGGGTAA
- the pcaG gene encoding protocatechuate 3,4-dioxygenase subunit alpha: MTLTATTSHTVGPYYHIGLTWLNRENLTVEQTLGERVAITGQVVDGNGDVVNDAMLEVWQANAAGKYDHPEDDQDKPLDPNFEGFGRVPVDAEGRFRFTTIKPGTVEGLKGSTQAPHLVVLVFARGLVKHLLTRIYFDGEPANVDDPLLECVPAERRGTLLAKPDAAGVYQWNVILQGTDAETVFFDY, translated from the coding sequence ATGACGCTGACTGCGACCACGTCCCACACCGTCGGGCCGTACTATCACATCGGCCTGACCTGGCTGAACCGCGAAAACCTGACCGTCGAACAAACCCTGGGCGAGCGCGTGGCGATCACCGGGCAAGTGGTCGATGGCAACGGCGATGTCGTCAACGACGCGATGCTCGAAGTCTGGCAGGCCAACGCCGCCGGCAAGTACGACCATCCGGAAGACGACCAGGATAAACCCCTGGATCCGAATTTCGAAGGCTTTGGCCGGGTGCCGGTGGACGCTGAAGGGCGTTTCCGGTTCACCACGATCAAACCGGGTACGGTCGAAGGCCTGAAGGGCTCGACCCAAGCGCCGCACCTTGTCGTGCTGGTGTTTGCCCGTGGCCTGGTGAAGCACCTGCTGACGCGGATTTACTTCGATGGCGAGCCGGCCAACGTCGACGATCCGCTGCTCGAATGCGTACCGGCCGAGCGTCGCGGGACGTTGCTGGCCAAGCCGGATGCGGCGGGTGTGTACCAGTGGAATGTGATTCTGCAGGGCACCGATGCGGAAACGGTGTTCTTCGATTACTGA
- the emhC gene encoding efflux RND transporter outer membrane subunit EmhC: MSKSLLSLAVAAFVLGGCSLIPDYQQPEAPVAGQYPQGPAYSPAQAPAQAAAEQGWKQFFHDPALQQLIQVSLENNRDLRVAALNIDAFAAQYRISRADLFPAVSANGTGTRQRVPADASQTGEAGITSSYSATVGISAYELDLFGRIRSLNEEALQKYFATEEGRRSTQISLVASVANAYLTWQADKELLKLTQDTLAAFEESYKLTARSNEVGVASALDLAQSRTSVENARAQLAKYTRQVAQDENSLVLLLGTSIPANLQAAKPLADDLLAEVPPGLPSDLLQRRPDILQAEYNLKAANANIGAARAAFFPSISLTANAGTLSPDLSGLFKGGSGTWLFQPQINLPIFNAGSLRASLDYSKIQKDIGVANYEKSIQTAFQEVADGLAARQTYVQQLQAQQDFVSANQDYYRLAERRYRIGVDSNLTFLDAQRQLFSAQQVLITDRLAQLVSQVNLYKALGGGWNEQTAKNEPLKEEAPKLKLF; the protein is encoded by the coding sequence ATGAGCAAGTCGCTACTCTCCCTGGCAGTCGCCGCCTTCGTGCTCGGTGGCTGCTCGCTGATACCTGACTATCAGCAGCCGGAAGCTCCGGTGGCAGGTCAATACCCGCAGGGCCCGGCGTACTCGCCGGCCCAGGCACCGGCGCAGGCCGCTGCCGAGCAAGGCTGGAAGCAGTTTTTCCACGACCCGGCGTTGCAACAGCTGATCCAGGTTTCCCTGGAAAACAACCGTGACCTGCGTGTCGCGGCCCTGAACATCGACGCGTTTGCGGCTCAATACCGCATCTCCCGCGCCGATCTGTTCCCGGCCGTCTCGGCCAATGGCACCGGCACCCGTCAGCGGGTTCCGGCCGATGCTTCGCAGACCGGTGAAGCGGGCATCACCAGTTCCTACTCGGCCACCGTCGGCATCAGTGCTTATGAACTCGATCTGTTCGGTCGGATTCGCAGCCTGAACGAAGAAGCGCTGCAGAAGTACTTCGCCACTGAAGAAGGCCGTCGCAGCACGCAGATCAGCCTGGTGGCCAGCGTGGCCAATGCCTACCTGACCTGGCAGGCCGACAAGGAACTGCTGAAGCTGACGCAGGACACCCTCGCCGCGTTCGAGGAGAGCTACAAGCTCACCGCACGCAGCAACGAAGTCGGGGTCGCGTCGGCTCTCGATCTGGCGCAGTCGCGCACCTCGGTGGAAAACGCCCGTGCGCAACTGGCGAAGTACACCCGTCAGGTCGCTCAGGACGAGAACAGCCTTGTACTGCTGCTCGGCACAAGCATTCCGGCCAACCTGCAAGCGGCCAAACCGCTGGCGGACGATCTGCTGGCCGAAGTGCCGCCTGGCCTGCCGTCGGACTTGCTGCAACGTCGTCCGGACATCCTGCAAGCCGAATACAACCTGAAAGCGGCCAACGCCAACATCGGCGCGGCGCGCGCAGCGTTCTTCCCGAGCATCAGCCTGACCGCCAATGCCGGGACCCTGAGCCCGGACCTGTCCGGTCTGTTCAAGGGCGGTTCGGGCACCTGGCTGTTCCAGCCGCAGATCAACCTGCCGATCTTCAACGCCGGCAGCCTGCGCGCCAGCCTGGATTACTCGAAAATCCAGAAAGACATCGGCGTGGCGAACTACGAGAAGTCCATTCAAACGGCCTTCCAGGAAGTCGCCGACGGCCTGGCCGCCCGCCAGACCTACGTGCAACAGTTGCAGGCGCAGCAAGACTTCGTCAGCGCCAACCAGGACTACTACCGCCTGGCCGAGCGTCGCTACCGCATCGGTGTCGACAGCAACCTGACCTTCCTCGATGCCCAGCGTCAGTTGTTCAGCGCGCAACAAGTGCTGATAACCGACCGTCTGGCGCAACTGGTCAGCCAGGTCAACCTGTACAAGGCCCTGGGTGGTGGCTGGAATGAGCAGACGGCGAAGAACGAGCCGTTGAAAGAAGAAGCGCCGAAGTTGAAGTTGTTCTGA
- a CDS encoding MFS family transporter has translation MTTTTATEPLYTGEERSKRIFAIVGASSGNLVEWFDFYVYAFCAIYFAPAFFPSDNPTVQLVNTAGVFAAGFLMRPIGGWIFGRVADKHGRKNSMLISILMMCFGSLLIACLPTYASIGVWAPILLLFARLLQGLSVGGEYGTTATYMSEVALKGQRGFFASFQYVTLIGGQLLAVSLVVILQQFLNEDELRAYGWRIPFVVGAVAALISLFLRRSLKETSSKEMRENKDAGSIKALFRDHKAAFITVLGYTAGGSLIFYTFTTYMQKYLVNTAGMHAKTASYIMTGALFLYMCMQPLFGMLADKIGRRNSMLWFGALGTLCTVPILLSLKSVSSPFLAFVLITLALAIVSFYTSISGLVKAEMFPPEVRALGVGLAYAVANAIFGGSAEFVALSLKNVGMENSFYWYVTVMMAIAFLFSLRLPRQAKYLHHDL, from the coding sequence ATGACAACGACCACCGCTACAGAACCTCTCTACACCGGCGAAGAACGCAGCAAGCGGATCTTCGCCATTGTCGGCGCTTCGTCCGGCAACCTCGTCGAATGGTTCGACTTCTACGTCTACGCCTTCTGTGCGATCTATTTCGCCCCGGCGTTTTTCCCGTCCGACAACCCGACGGTGCAGTTGGTCAACACCGCGGGCGTGTTTGCCGCCGGGTTCCTGATGCGGCCGATTGGCGGCTGGATCTTCGGCCGTGTCGCGGACAAGCACGGGCGCAAGAATTCGATGCTGATCTCGATTCTGATGATGTGCTTCGGTTCGCTGCTGATCGCCTGTCTGCCGACATACGCCAGCATCGGCGTCTGGGCGCCGATCCTGTTGCTGTTCGCCCGATTGCTGCAAGGTTTGTCGGTGGGCGGCGAATACGGCACCACGGCGACCTACATGAGCGAAGTCGCGCTCAAGGGCCAGCGCGGGTTCTTCGCCTCGTTCCAGTACGTGACCCTGATTGGCGGACAGCTGCTGGCGGTGTCGCTGGTGGTGATCCTGCAACAGTTCCTCAATGAGGATGAGTTGCGTGCCTACGGCTGGCGGATTCCGTTCGTGGTCGGTGCGGTGGCGGCGTTGATTTCGTTGTTCCTGCGTCGTTCGCTGAAAGAAACCAGCAGCAAGGAAATGCGCGAGAACAAGGACGCCGGCAGCATCAAGGCGCTGTTCCGCGACCATAAAGCTGCGTTCATTACCGTGCTGGGTTACACCGCCGGTGGCTCGCTGATTTTCTACACTTTCACCACGTACATGCAGAAGTATCTGGTGAACACCGCCGGCATGCACGCCAAGACCGCCAGCTACATCATGACCGGTGCGCTGTTCCTTTACATGTGCATGCAGCCGCTGTTTGGCATGCTCGCCGACAAGATCGGTCGACGTAACTCGATGCTCTGGTTCGGTGCCCTCGGCACTTTGTGCACCGTGCCGATTTTGCTGAGCCTGAAAAGCGTCAGCAGTCCGTTCCTGGCTTTTGTACTGATCACTCTGGCGCTGGCAATCGTCAGTTTCTACACCTCGATCAGCGGCCTGGTGAAAGCCGAGATGTTCCCACCGGAAGTGCGCGCACTGGGTGTTGGCCTGGCGTATGCGGTGGCGAATGCGATCTTCGGCGGATCGGCGGAATTTGTGGCCCTGAGCCTGAAGAACGTAGGCATGGAAAACTCCTTCTACTGGTACGTGACGGTGATGATGGCGATCGCGTTCCTGTTCAGCCTGCGTCTGCCGCGACAGGCGAAGTATCTGCACCACGATCTTTGA